A single region of the Bradysia coprophila strain Holo2 unplaced genomic scaffold, BU_Bcop_v1 contig_235, whole genome shotgun sequence genome encodes:
- the LOC119077306 gene encoding solute carrier family 46 member 3-like isoform X1: MTHQIDENGNLDNWKTLTWSKKLLYVRNNITVEPMLACYVVGCVLANLATQNLCLERACRVNLAYSTQTCDALTRREAANFTNEEKMVQQVVAGMTAWKSIVQSAVPCMMILFYGAWSDRHGRRLPCILMPIFGELITVLGLICCTYFKSASVEVVGITDALFPGLSGGWFTMLMGVFSYMGDVTTEESRTVRIGIANLCFTLGIPIGTAFSGILLRLVGFYGIFSLSATLYIIAIVYGLTCVREARAPTKPKEFSETDEVTRKSLVADFFDTKHVVDTFKVALKSGPNKRRLRVILLMVSLMVVIGPVYGEMSVFYLYTRYKFNWSEIEFSLFSAYGTVTGLLGTIFAVGVFSHKLKIDDAFIGIMASVSKILSSFIYAFAVTEWQLYLGPLVEILSGTSFTAMRSIATKLVEKDELGKVNSLIGAAEALMPLVYMPMYAFMYKATIHTFPGAFFFAGSALLSPTVFIFLWLYKMKKRDLKTRFDEADQVASSRKISQNLVYEMEHLNPKIFCNGNNEIGPVQK; this comes from the exons ATGACACAtcaaatcgatgaaaatggaaatttggaCAACTGGAAAACCCTCACTTGGtccaaaaaattgttgtatgtTCGCAATAATATCACAGTTGAACCAATGCTAGCCTGCTACGTCGTTGGatg TGTCTTAGCGAATCTAGCGACTCAAAACTTATGCCTGGAAAGAGCTTGTCGTGTGAATCTCGCTTATTCGACTCAAACATGCGATGCGCTGACTCGAAGAGAAGCAGCCAACTTCACAAA cgAGGAGAAAATGGTGCAACAGGTTGTTGCTGGTATGACTGCTTGGAAGTCTATAGTTCAGAGTGCGGTACCCTGCATGATGATCCTTTTTTACGGAGCTTGGAGTGACAG GCATGGACGAAGGTTGCCGTGCATTTTGATGCCAATATTTGGCGAATTGATAACTGTGTTAGGTCTGATATGTTGCACGTACTTTAAAAGCGCTAGTGTGGAAGTGGTCGGTATAACAGATGCGCTGTTTCCTGGACTTTCCG gCGGTTGGTTCACCATGCTAATGGGAGTGTTTAGCTACATGGGTGATGTAACTACAGAAGAAAGTCGAACCGTGAGAATTGGCATAGCAAACTTATGTTTCACATTAGGAATCCCTATTGGAACGGCATTCAGCGGAATCTTACTAAG GCTAGTTGGATTTTATGGCATCTTCTCTCTGTCAGCCACTCTCTATATCATCGCCATTGTGTACGGGCTAACGTGTGTTCGAGAAGCACGTGCTCCAACGAAACCGAAAGAATTCAGCGAAACAGATGAAGTGACACGAAAATCACTGGTTGCGGACTTCTTTGACACGAAGCATGTGGTGGACACATTTAAGGTAGCTCTTAAGTCTGGACCGAACAAAAGACGTCTGCGAGTAATTTTGTTGATGGTGTCACTGATGGTTGTCATTGGACCGGTGTATGGTGAAATGTCGGTGTTTTACCTGTACACACGGTACAAATTTAACTGGAGCGAAATTGAGTTTAGTCTCTTCTCGGCGTATGGAACTGTCACTGGGTTGTTAG GAACGATTTTCGCTGTGGGAgtattttcacacaaattgAAGATCGATGACGCCTTCATTGGCATAATGGCGAGCGTGTCCAAAATATTGTCCAGCTTCATTTATGCATTCGCTGTGACCGAGTGGCAATTGTATTTAG GTCCGTTAGTCGAAATATTGAGCGGAACATCCTTTACCGCAATGAGATCGATTGCGACCAAATTGGTGGAAAAAGATGAACTGGGAAAAGTAAACTCGTTGATTGGTGCAGCTGAAGCGCTGATGCCACTGGTTTACATGCCAATGTATGCATTTATGTATAAGGCTACAATACACACATTTCCGGGTGCATTCTTCTTTGCCGGTTCGGCGCTGCTATCACCGACGGTGTTCATTTTTCT ATGGTTGTATAAGATGAAGAAAAGAGATTTAAAGACTAGGTTTGATGAAGCTGATCAAGTTGCGAGTAgccgaaaaatatctcaaaatttggtttatGAAATGGAGCATCTgaatccaaaaatattttgtaatggAAATAATGAAATTGGACCGGTCCAAAAATAA
- the LOC119077306 gene encoding solute carrier family 46 member 3-like isoform X2 — protein sequence MVQQVVAGMTAWKSIVQSAVPCMMILFYGAWSDRHGRRLPCILMPIFGELITVLGLICCTYFKSASVEVVGITDALFPGLSGGWFTMLMGVFSYMGDVTTEESRTVRIGIANLCFTLGIPIGTAFSGILLRLVGFYGIFSLSATLYIIAIVYGLTCVREARAPTKPKEFSETDEVTRKSLVADFFDTKHVVDTFKVALKSGPNKRRLRVILLMVSLMVVIGPVYGEMSVFYLYTRYKFNWSEIEFSLFSAYGTVTGLLGTIFAVGVFSHKLKIDDAFIGIMASVSKILSSFIYAFAVTEWQLYLGPLVEILSGTSFTAMRSIATKLVEKDELGKVNSLIGAAEALMPLVYMPMYAFMYKATIHTFPGAFFFAGSALLSPTVFIFLWLYKMKKRDLKTRFDEADQVASSRKISQNLVYEMEHLNPKIFCNGNNEIGPVQK from the exons ATGGTGCAACAGGTTGTTGCTGGTATGACTGCTTGGAAGTCTATAGTTCAGAGTGCGGTACCCTGCATGATGATCCTTTTTTACGGAGCTTGGAGTGACAG GCATGGACGAAGGTTGCCGTGCATTTTGATGCCAATATTTGGCGAATTGATAACTGTGTTAGGTCTGATATGTTGCACGTACTTTAAAAGCGCTAGTGTGGAAGTGGTCGGTATAACAGATGCGCTGTTTCCTGGACTTTCCG gCGGTTGGTTCACCATGCTAATGGGAGTGTTTAGCTACATGGGTGATGTAACTACAGAAGAAAGTCGAACCGTGAGAATTGGCATAGCAAACTTATGTTTCACATTAGGAATCCCTATTGGAACGGCATTCAGCGGAATCTTACTAAG GCTAGTTGGATTTTATGGCATCTTCTCTCTGTCAGCCACTCTCTATATCATCGCCATTGTGTACGGGCTAACGTGTGTTCGAGAAGCACGTGCTCCAACGAAACCGAAAGAATTCAGCGAAACAGATGAAGTGACACGAAAATCACTGGTTGCGGACTTCTTTGACACGAAGCATGTGGTGGACACATTTAAGGTAGCTCTTAAGTCTGGACCGAACAAAAGACGTCTGCGAGTAATTTTGTTGATGGTGTCACTGATGGTTGTCATTGGACCGGTGTATGGTGAAATGTCGGTGTTTTACCTGTACACACGGTACAAATTTAACTGGAGCGAAATTGAGTTTAGTCTCTTCTCGGCGTATGGAACTGTCACTGGGTTGTTAG GAACGATTTTCGCTGTGGGAgtattttcacacaaattgAAGATCGATGACGCCTTCATTGGCATAATGGCGAGCGTGTCCAAAATATTGTCCAGCTTCATTTATGCATTCGCTGTGACCGAGTGGCAATTGTATTTAG GTCCGTTAGTCGAAATATTGAGCGGAACATCCTTTACCGCAATGAGATCGATTGCGACCAAATTGGTGGAAAAAGATGAACTGGGAAAAGTAAACTCGTTGATTGGTGCAGCTGAAGCGCTGATGCCACTGGTTTACATGCCAATGTATGCATTTATGTATAAGGCTACAATACACACATTTCCGGGTGCATTCTTCTTTGCCGGTTCGGCGCTGCTATCACCGACGGTGTTCATTTTTCT ATGGTTGTATAAGATGAAGAAAAGAGATTTAAAGACTAGGTTTGATGAAGCTGATCAAGTTGCGAGTAgccgaaaaatatctcaaaatttggtttatGAAATGGAGCATCTgaatccaaaaatattttgtaatggAAATAATGAAATTGGACCGGTCCAAAAATAA
- the LOC119077309 gene encoding zinc finger protein 239-like has product MNQIQEFPLDLSLPKPNQSDEQLQLQSKPPPIYCRRKRSGKMLLMCEVCSKKFDRPSLLKRHSRVHTGERPHLCVICDKRFSTSSSLNTHSRIHSGEKPHLCLVCGKSFTASSNLYYHRMTHYKNKPHKCMLCPKSFSTPGDLRGHYYKHTGQWPFTCKCGKGFSKKTTLRAHELLHKT; this is encoded by the exons ATGAATCAAATTCAAGAATTTCCACTAGATCTATCGCTTCCCAAACCGAACCAATCGGATGAGCAACTTCAATTGCAGTCCAAGCCACCACCAATTTATTGCAGACGAAAACGTTCCGGCAAAATGTTGCTCATGTGTGAGGTGTGCTCGAAGAAATTCGATCGACCCTCGCTGCTGAAACGACACTCTCGCGTTCATACAG GAGAACGGCCTCATCTTTGTGTGATATGTGATAAACGGTTCAGCACATCGTCGTCGTTGAATACACATTCAAGGATTCACAGCGGTGAGAAACCCCACTTGTGTCTGGTTTGCGGTAAATCGTTTACAGCCAGCTCAAATTTGTACTATCATAGGATGACACACTATAAG AATAAACCGCACAAGTGCATGCTTTGCCCTAAATCTTTCTCAACTCCTGGAGACTTAAGAGGTCATTATTACAAGCATACTG GACAATGGCCATTCACCTGTAAATGTGGAAAAGGATTTTCGAAGAAAACGACTCTACGAGCTCATGAATTATTGCACAAAACATGA
- the LOC119077307 gene encoding dnaJ homolog subfamily B member 13-like yields the protein MVKDYYAILNIPENSSPQEILEAYKVYATKSHPQNPSEDVGHLPELSKSKIWQLVNEAYDVLSNPETKDIFDRYGEDGLLSGTTYHEPYVYRGDPMKTYNDTFAFESPKTKDANLEITLPLDITEVYHGTVKVVQILRRNYDAIRKKSVLQEHRLIIPIQPGVTTGTKYLFREEGDQGPDAIPADVIFKVKDMENGTYRRDGSDLHMNCPIELIDALCGFRQPVPIRTLDDRTFNIMLTGVVGPSYVKQIPNEGLPMEDNCEKRGDLYIHFNIKFPAEIPVPVKKELRKLLEQLPQ from the exons ATGGTTAAGGATTACTATGCCATTCTGAACATTCCCGAGAACTCATCTCCACAGGAAATTTTGGAGGC CTACAAAGTGTACGCCACAAAATCTCATCCGCAAAATCCATCCGAAGATGTAGGCCATCTGCCGGAATTAagcaaatcaaaaatttggcaATTGGTGAACGAGGCTTACGATGTTCTCA GCAATCCAGAAACAAAAGACATATTTGACCGTTACGGTGAAGATGGTCTGTTATCCGGCACCACCTATCACGAACCGTATGTGTATCGCGGAGATCCAATGAAAACTTACAA TGACACCTTCGCCTTCGAGAGTCCAAAGACCAAAGACGCAAACCTGGAAATTACTCTGCCATTGGACATAACAGAAGTGTATCACGGAACTGTTAAAGTCGTGCAAATACTACGCCGTAATTACGATGCCATTCGAAAGAAATCTGTGCTGCAAGAGCACAGATTGATTATTCCGATACAGCCGGGAGTGACGACTGGAACAAAGTATTTGTTTCGCGAAGAGGGCGATCAAGGTCCGGATGCAATTCCAGCGGATGTTATTTTCAAAGTAAAAGACATGGAGAATGGGACCTACCGAAGGGATGGTTCCGATTTGCATATGAACTGTCCGATTGAGCTTATTGATGCGTTGTGCGGCTTTCGACAACCGGTGCCCATTCGCACCTTAGATGATCGGACGTTTAACATAATGCTAACTGGAGTGGTTGG GCCAAGTTATGTGAAACAAATACCGAATGAGGGCCTACCGATGGAAGATAATTGTGAAAAGAGAGGAGATCTGTACATTCACTTCAATA TTAAGTTTCCTGCTGAAATTCCAGTACCAGTGAAAAAAGAGCTAAGAAAACTACTCGAACAATTGCCACAGTAA